One segment of Salvelinus fontinalis isolate EN_2023a chromosome 42, ASM2944872v1, whole genome shotgun sequence DNA contains the following:
- the LOC129841151 gene encoding beta-1,4-galactosyltransferase 1-like, with translation MLDSSLNFRLRRRGCTLVVVLGVINLLVALFYFMGYSNGLSPNQQLQTQTRIETDFITVTLPPEDIGHHDLNNNSVVTLQTPKHHDLDLPNTATTTTTNTTTTTATTSWKKLEKCPDPSPHLVGPLRVEFSTPVSLDTVRKENPGLQEGGRYKPHDCVALQKVALIIPFRHRDEHLKFWLYYLHPILQRQQLDYGVYVINQDGDNTFNRAKLMNIGYAEALKEYDYDCFVFSDVDLIPMDDRNTYKCFSQPRHLSVSMDKFGFKLPYNQFFGGVSALSKEQFLKINGFPNSYWGWGGEDDDIFNRVSSRGMSISRPDSEVGKCRMIRHERDKLNDPNPQRFDRIQRTRLTMNTDGISSLKYEVIKVEKDPLFTKITVDVGKP, from the exons ATGCTCGACTCATCTCTCAACTTTAGGCTGCGGAGGAGAGGCTGCACCTTGGTTGTAGTTTTAGGTGTTATTAATCTCTTAGTGGCTTTATTTTATTTCATGGGTTACTCGAATGGGTTGTCACCAAACCAACAACTACAGACACAGACGCGAATTGAAACGGATTTTATTACCGTGACACTTCCACCGGAAGATATTGGACATCACGACCTTAATAATAATAGCGTTGTAACATTGCAAACTCCGAAGCATCACGATCTAGATTTACCCAATAcagctactacaacaactactaacactactactactactgctacaacttcGTGGAAAAAGTTAGAAAAATGTCCTGATCCGTCTCCACATCTTG TTGGGCCTCTCAGGGTTGAGTTCTCTACGCCTGTCAGCTTGGACACAGTGAGGAAGGAGAACCCAGGTCTGCAGGAAGGAGGTCGCTACAAACCACATGACTGCGTCGCCCTCCAGAAGGTTGCTCTAATCATCCCCTTCCGCCATCGTGATGAGCACCTCAAGTTCTGGCTCTACTACCTCCATCCCATCCTTCAGCGCCAACAGCTGGACTATGGTGTCTACGTTATCAATCAG GATGGAGACAACACGTTCAACAGGGCTAAGCTGATGAACATTGGCTATGCTGAGGCCCTGAAAGAGTATGACTACGACTGCTTTGTGTTCAGTGACGTGGACCTCATCCCCATGGATGACCGCAACACCTACAAATGCTTCAGCCAGCCCAGacacctgtctgtctccatggACAAGTTTGGCTTCAA GTTGCCCTATAACCAGTTCTTTGGCGGTGTCTCAGCGTTAAGTAAGGAGCAGTTCCTAAAAATCAATGGCTTTCCCAACAGCTACTGGGGCTGGGGTGGTGAAGATGATGACATTTTCAACAG GGTGAGCTCCAGAGGAATGTCCATCTCTCGTCCAGATAGCGAGGTCGGAAAATGCCGGATGATCCGTCACGAAAGAGACAAACTGAACGACCCAAATCCTCAGAG GTTTGACAGAATACAACGCACGAGACTGACGATGAATACCGATGGGATCAGCTCTCTCAAGTACGAAGTCATCAAAGTGGAAAAGGATCCTCTGTTCACGAAAATCACAGTAGATGTGGGGAAACCTTAG